A DNA window from Maribellus comscasis contains the following coding sequences:
- a CDS encoding RNA polymerase sigma-70 factor, with translation MTGIEKELVESLKKGNQKSFELVFKTYYTRLCTYAFDYTRQLETAEDLVKDFFLNLWQNREKIEIKTSLSGYLFRSVHNLCLNYLERQKKKNPEIPSDNLYLIELKQKQPFTPDYPIGNLLASEMEGQILEIVDKLPEQCREIFKLSRFEELPHKKIAEKLNISERTVKTQIYRALKKIKEAIPFLITTIFFYFLK, from the coding sequence ATGACCGGGATTGAAAAAGAATTAGTCGAATCATTAAAAAAAGGGAACCAAAAGTCTTTTGAACTCGTTTTTAAAACATATTACACGCGTTTGTGTACCTATGCATTTGACTACACGCGGCAGCTTGAAACCGCCGAAGACCTGGTAAAAGACTTTTTTCTTAATCTTTGGCAAAATCGCGAAAAAATTGAAATAAAAACTTCACTTTCCGGATACCTTTTTCGCTCAGTCCATAATCTTTGTCTGAATTACCTGGAAAGACAAAAAAAGAAAAATCCGGAAATTCCTTCCGACAATCTGTATCTAATTGAATTAAAACAAAAACAACCTTTTACTCCGGATTATCCCATTGGAAATTTACTTGCCAGCGAAATGGAAGGACAGATTCTTGAAATTGTGGACAAACTGCCTGAGCAATGTCGCGAAATTTTCAAATTAAGTCGTTTTGAAGAGCTTCCTCATAAAAAAATTGCAGAAAAATTAAACATCTCGGAAAGAACAGTTAAAACACAAATATACAGAGCATTAAAAAAAATAAAAGAAGCAATACCATTCCTAATCACAACTATTTTTTTTTATTTTTTAAAATAA
- a CDS encoding FecR family protein: MEDKLFISNCEKEALINYLSGNFNESDSSTLKNWLEKSQEHKFFLDQLSDIWQASRLPVIDDKIDVQSVWDELEVQLHNKNKNPFHWKRWIQIAAIVIVSMLAGGTGFYFLNTKTTPSDVASQIVEYVAPLGSRSYVKLHDGSKVWLNSGTSIKYANNFGTHNRDIQLSGEAFFEVAKNKSLPFIVNTGEISVTALGTKFNIKAYKEEKTIETTLLEGSVKLESSVVKLQENLVLKTNEKAVFTKKEQSLNIVGNTTGEKEGEKTVAAKPSMQIIQKIDPVPIVSWKEKRWIISNEKLGSLSVKLERRYDVNVIFDNEILKEYSFGGTLEDETLEQILTAISFAAPIKYVVDGKTVYIMADGKKIEKFKNLLME; encoded by the coding sequence ATGGAAGATAAACTATTTATATCAAACTGCGAGAAAGAAGCTCTGATCAATTATTTATCAGGCAACTTTAATGAGTCTGATTCATCGACTTTAAAAAACTGGTTAGAGAAAAGTCAGGAACATAAATTTTTTCTTGATCAGCTTTCTGATATTTGGCAAGCCAGCCGTCTTCCTGTTATCGATGATAAGATAGACGTTCAGTCAGTTTGGGATGAGTTGGAAGTGCAGCTTCACAATAAAAATAAAAACCCGTTTCATTGGAAACGTTGGATTCAAATTGCCGCAATTGTAATTGTTTCGATGTTGGCAGGAGGCACAGGATTTTATTTCTTAAATACAAAAACAACCCCATCTGATGTTGCATCCCAAATTGTGGAGTATGTTGCCCCTTTGGGCTCGCGCTCATATGTAAAACTACACGATGGCAGTAAAGTTTGGTTAAACTCAGGAACTTCAATTAAATATGCGAATAATTTTGGAACACACAACAGAGACATTCAGCTCTCAGGTGAAGCTTTTTTTGAAGTGGCTAAAAACAAAAGTCTTCCGTTTATAGTAAATACGGGCGAAATTAGTGTTACTGCCCTCGGAACAAAATTTAATATAAAAGCATATAAAGAAGAAAAAACCATTGAAACCACACTTTTGGAGGGTTCGGTGAAATTGGAAAGTAGCGTTGTAAAACTTCAGGAGAACCTTGTTCTTAAAACAAACGAAAAAGCTGTATTTACAAAAAAAGAACAATCTCTGAATATTGTTGGAAACACTACCGGTGAAAAAGAGGGAGAAAAAACAGTCGCAGCCAAACCATCTATGCAGATTATTCAGAAAATTGACCCGGTTCCTATTGTATCCTGGAAAGAAAAACGATGGATAATAAGTAACGAGAAACTTGGTTCATTATCTGTAAAACTCGAACGGCGCTATGATGTTAATGTTATTTTCGATAACGAAATCCTGAAAGAATACTCATTTGGTGGTACTTTGGAAGATGAAACCCTGGAACAGATTTTAACAGCAATAAGTTTTGCGGCCCCGATAAAATACGTTGTGGACGGCAAAACAGTTTATATTATGGCAGACGGCAAAAAAATCGAAAAATTCAAAAATTTACTTATGGAATAG